The genomic region GTCCATCCGAACGTGCTGCGCCACGGCGGGCTCGACCCGGACGAATACCAGGGCTTTGCCTGGGGCATGGGCCTCGACCGCATCGCCATGCTGAAATACGGCATGCCGGACCTACGCGACTTCTTCAACGCAGACGTCCGCTGGATCTCCCACTACGGCTTCCGCCCCCTCGACATGCCGACGCTGTTTGGCGGTTTGAGCGTGTAGTTTTATTGTGGCCACAATTAAATATGTGTGGTAGAGATGGATCTGGAGTGGGACGAGGAGAAGCGGCAAACCAACCTTCGCCAAAGAGGGCTGGATTTCGCTGACGTTCTTGACTTCGACCTGGAAACCATCGTGACGTATATCGATCAACGTCGGGAATATGGTGAGACGCGCTATAATTCGACGGGGTATCTTAGAGGTGTCCTGTGCAGTTTTTGCTGGACAGAAAGAGGCGGAAAGCTACGCATCATTTCGCTGAGGAAGATCAATGACCGCGAACGCAAAATCTACGAGCGCGAAAAGCCTTCGGCTACCGACACTGGATGACGTTAATTCCGGTGTCGTCAGCATGGACGAGTATGAGATTGCCCATGGTGAGGACATTCCAGAGCTTACAGAGGGCACGATGGCGGGGGCGCTGCCGATCTCGGAACTCCCGCAATTAAAGGCAGCGTTTGAAAAGGCGCGGGGCGAGCGTGGTCCGCAGAAGGCCGCTGTCAAGGAGCGGATCGGTTTGCGCCTTGATGCAGAAGTGGTTTCGCATTTCCGCCAGACCGGGCCCGGCTGGCAGAGCCGCATCAACGCAGTGCTGACAGAGTATGTGAAGGCGACCGGTAAGTGAACTTCGATGCCGAAGTTTGCAAAGCGATGCGTGCGGATTGTTTCGAAAAATCAACCTTTCCATTGAAGAAATCAAGGCCTTGGTGCCGATAGCCTAATGAGAAGAAACCTATGAAATTCACACTCTCCTGGCTGAAGGATCACCTCGACACCGAGGCTGGTCTCGATGAAATCTGCACCCGGCTGACCGAGATCGGGCTTGAAGTCGATGCTGTCGACGACAAGGCGGCATTCAAGCCGTTCGTTATCGCCAAGGTGCTGTCGGCTGAAAAGCATCCGCAGGCCGACCGGCTGAAGGTGTTGATGGTCGATACCGGTGCGGACAAGCCAGTGCAGGTCGTCTGTGGCGCGCCGAATGCTCGGGCCGGGATGATCG from Rhizobium tumorigenes harbors:
- a CDS encoding BrnT family toxin; translated protein: MDLEWDEEKRQTNLRQRGLDFADVLDFDLETIVTYIDQRREYGETRYNSTGYLRGVLCSFCWTERGGKLRIISLRKINDRERKIYEREKPSATDTG
- a CDS encoding BrnA antitoxin family protein, encoding MTANAKSTSAKSLRLPTLDDVNSGVVSMDEYEIAHGEDIPELTEGTMAGALPISELPQLKAAFEKARGERGPQKAAVKERIGLRLDAEVVSHFRQTGPGWQSRINAVLTEYVKATGK